One Halanaerobiales bacterium genomic window, ATATGAAGTTGTAATTTTATCAGCAGGTAATTTGCCAGGCTTTCTTATTGGTATAAAGCCCTTTTCCATAGCATAGGCTAACGGAGTACCGACTATAAATCCTCTTGATTCAATACCTACTATGTAATCAATCTCAACATCCTTATAATTATCTTTTATGGAATCAATAGCATACATGAAAGCATCTTTATCCTTTAACATAGGTGTAATATCTTTAAACATAATACCTTCCTTGGGAAAATCAGGTACATTTCTTATATAACTTCTAAGATCCATTTTTATCCTCCTCTAGATAATTATTAATTTCATCTATCAATAAAAATATATTTTTATTGAAAGCAATTTTTGTAAAATAATTAAATTTTTCTATAAAAGAAGTGTTTTTATTATACCGTAAAGAATCTGATAAGTCCAAT contains:
- a CDS encoding adenine phosphoribosyltransferase, which translates into the protein MDLRSYIRNVPDFPKEGIMFKDITPMLKDKDAFMYAIDSIKDNYKDVEIDYIVGIESRGFIVGTPLAYAMEKGFIPIRKPGKLPADKITTSYDLEYGSNELELHRDAIEEGDKILIIDDLLATGGTVQASCELVEELGGDIVGIGFLLELEDLNGRDKLKGYDVFSLLKD